The following are encoded in a window of Chryseobacterium sp. genomic DNA:
- a CDS encoding SusC/RagA family TonB-linked outer membrane protein, producing MKKNLPPLYGAAAFLMLSAFCSHTRAQTLTVSGTVTHNGQPLSGVTVSQEGSTQATVTNSSGRYQLSVSGADPGIIFRHPNHPLWREEVAGRTAIDVELGAKVQQIQEVTINAGYYTVKDKERTGSIAKVTAKDIENQPVTNVLSAIQGRMAGVSITQGGGNPGGGFDIQIRGRNSLRREGNDPLYIIDGVPILSESPSKLSATVFPYSSLNPLNSLNPNDIQSIEILKDADATAIYGSRGANGVILVTTRKGRKGRTDFRLNSSYSLSELARKMKMMNTEQYLGMRRKAFSNDGLTVYPATAYDINGTWGQNRSVNWQDELIGKTAVSTQAQASLSGGSETTDYLISFGHQKQTTVFPADFGYTTNNVATSFSYRTPDRRLELGLANQLSFQKNTVISEDLTNKTLTLSPNAPRLYSSDGSLNWENNTFTNPLAAFLATYTNSTKFLNTNMNAQYRLAPQMTLRLNSGISWQAFEEWSLKPHTVNNPSYGLTSANSTAFKNSLQSFSYILEPQWGWERKWGSHAVELLVGGTVQQAVSDQAGIQGYGFESNALMQNLGAAKTKVVTDQVRSQYRYAAGFGRLNYRWKKRYILNMTGRRDGSSRFGPNNRFANFGALGAAWIFSDEPFLQESSWLSFGKLRGSIGTAGNDRIGDYMFLNTYTVGSNIYDGTTGLNPSRLYNPDFSWEQTVKTEAALELSFLKDRLSLTGAWYRNRSSNQLVGIPLPFTTGFSSVQANLPATVQNTGWELELSAKPITAAALKWETGFNISIPNSKLLSFPGLEGSTYVNQFVVGQPLTLVKVYQLEGIDPVTGLYRFMDFNGDGKISSPDDNKVIERVGVEYFGGWNNRLRYKQLELSFLFQFVKQRNWNYNRIMPTPGTMNNQPVEVLNAWAPENPDAAYMAYTSGSNAQKNAAHSYFQNSTAAVGDASFIRLKNVQLNFRLPSGLVGLKEAMVYVQGQNLLTLTNYFGLDPEFILTGYLPPLKTWSAGVQLNF from the coding sequence ATGAAAAAAAATCTCCCACCACTTTACGGCGCCGCCGCCTTTCTCATGCTCAGCGCCTTCTGCTCCCACACCCGGGCGCAAACACTAACGGTCTCCGGCACCGTCACCCATAACGGCCAGCCCCTCTCCGGCGTCACCGTCTCTCAGGAAGGCAGCACCCAGGCCACCGTAACCAACAGTTCCGGCCGTTACCAGCTCTCCGTCTCCGGTGCAGATCCCGGTATCATCTTCCGCCATCCCAACCACCCGCTCTGGCGCGAAGAAGTTGCAGGCCGCACAGCCATAGATGTAGAACTCGGCGCGAAAGTGCAGCAGATCCAGGAAGTAACCATTAATGCCGGTTACTACACCGTAAAAGACAAAGAGCGCACCGGCAGCATCGCCAAAGTCACCGCAAAGGACATCGAAAACCAGCCCGTCACCAACGTCCTCTCGGCCATTCAGGGCCGCATGGCCGGCGTCAGCATCACTCAGGGCGGCGGCAACCCCGGCGGCGGCTTTGATATCCAGATCCGCGGCCGCAACAGCCTCCGGCGCGAGGGCAACGACCCCCTCTACATTATAGACGGTGTGCCAATACTTTCCGAGAGTCCTTCCAAACTCTCCGCCACCGTATTTCCCTATTCATCCCTGAACCCGCTCAACTCCCTCAACCCTAATGACATCCAGAGCATCGAGATCCTGAAAGATGCCGATGCCACCGCCATCTACGGCAGCCGCGGTGCCAACGGTGTTATCCTCGTAACCACCAGGAAAGGCCGGAAAGGCCGTACGGATTTCAGACTCAATTCGTCTTACAGCCTCAGTGAGCTGGCGCGCAAAATGAAAATGATGAATACGGAGCAGTACCTGGGCATGCGCCGTAAAGCTTTTTCCAATGACGGCCTTACAGTCTATCCCGCCACCGCTTATGATATAAATGGTACCTGGGGCCAGAACCGCTCTGTGAACTGGCAGGACGAACTCATCGGAAAAACGGCCGTCAGCACTCAGGCCCAGGCCAGTCTCAGTGGCGGCAGCGAAACAACGGACTACCTCATCAGCTTTGGGCACCAGAAACAGACCACAGTATTCCCCGCCGATTTCGGATACACAACCAATAATGTGGCCACAAGTTTCAGTTACCGCACCCCCGACCGCAGGCTCGAACTCGGCCTCGCGAATCAGCTCTCCTTTCAGAAAAATACCGTCATCAGTGAAGACCTGACCAATAAAACCCTCACCCTCAGCCCCAATGCTCCGCGACTGTACAGCTCCGATGGCAGCCTGAATTGGGAGAACAATACCTTCACCAACCCGCTGGCCGCTTTCCTCGCAACCTACACCAACAGCACAAAATTTCTGAACACCAACATGAACGCACAGTACCGCCTCGCCCCGCAAATGACGCTGCGGCTCAACAGCGGGATCTCGTGGCAGGCCTTCGAGGAATGGTCTTTGAAACCCCATACGGTAAACAATCCCTCTTACGGACTTACCAGCGCCAACTCCACAGCCTTCAAAAACAGTTTGCAGAGTTTTTCCTATATCCTGGAGCCGCAGTGGGGCTGGGAACGGAAGTGGGGCAGTCACGCCGTTGAACTTCTGGTCGGCGGCACCGTGCAGCAGGCCGTGTCAGATCAGGCGGGCATACAGGGCTACGGTTTCGAAAGTAATGCCCTCATGCAGAACCTCGGTGCGGCAAAAACGAAAGTGGTAACAGACCAGGTACGGAGCCAGTACCGCTATGCAGCCGGCTTCGGCCGCCTCAATTACCGCTGGAAAAAGCGCTATATACTGAACATGACCGGCAGGAGAGACGGCTCCAGCCGCTTCGGACCCAACAACCGGTTTGCGAATTTTGGCGCCCTGGGTGCGGCCTGGATCTTTTCCGACGAACCGTTCCTGCAGGAAAGTAGCTGGCTCAGTTTCGGCAAGCTGCGCGGCAGCATCGGTACTGCCGGAAATGACCGTATAGGGGATTATATGTTCCTGAACACCTATACCGTAGGCAGCAACATCTACGACGGAACTACCGGGCTGAATCCCTCACGTCTCTACAACCCGGACTTCAGTTGGGAACAGACGGTAAAAACCGAGGCCGCGCTGGAACTGTCTTTCCTGAAAGACAGACTCAGCCTCACGGGTGCCTGGTACCGTAACCGTTCTTCCAACCAGTTGGTAGGTATTCCCCTGCCTTTCACCACAGGTTTTTCTTCCGTGCAGGCCAACCTTCCCGCCACCGTACAGAATACCGGCTGGGAACTGGAACTGTCCGCGAAGCCCATCACCGCCGCGGCACTGAAATGGGAAACAGGGTTCAACATCAGCATCCCCAACAGCAAACTGCTGTCCTTCCCGGGCCTCGAGGGCTCCACCTACGTTAATCAGTTTGTAGTCGGACAGCCCCTTACCCTCGTGAAGGTCTATCAGCTGGAAGGCATTGATCCCGTTACCGGACTCTACCGCTTTATGGATTTCAACGGCGACGGTAAGATCTCATCCCCCGATGACAATAAAGTGATTGAGCGCGTCGGTGTGGAGTATTTCGGCGGCTGGAACAACAGACTGCGCTATAAACAGCTGGAGCTTTCATTCCTCTTCCAGTTTGTAAAACAGCGCAACTGGAATTATAACAGAATAATGCCCACACCGGGAACCATGAACAACCAGCCCGTCGAAGTGCTGAACGCATGGGCTCCCGAAAATCCGGATGCGGCCTATATGGCCTACACATCAGGCAGTAATGCGCAGAAGAATGCGGCTCATTCTTATTTTCAGAACAGTACGGCCGCTGTGGGCGATGCCTCATTCATCCGTCTGAAGAACGTCCAGCTCAACTTTCGCCTACCTTCAGGCCTGGTCGGTCTCAAAGAAGCCATGGTCTATGTACAGGGCCAGAATCTGCTTACACTGACGAATTACTTCGGCCTCGATCCAGAATTCATTCTCACAGGTTACCTGCCCCCGCTCAAAACATGGTCCGCCGGCGTCCAGCTCAACTTCTAG
- a CDS encoding MauE/DoxX family redox-associated membrane protein translates to MMKDLKSTTVRIICYFFMLLFTYAALSKVLEFEEFQIQLAQSPLLSAYAEAVSYGVIGGELITVLLFCFERTKITALYLSTGIMAAFTVYIYLILNFSAFVPCSCGGILEELGWTEHLIFNIACVILGAAGMWIAAGDHIKGRRKVLHLGVLLVTASGFVTVLFLSSEHIIKKENNFTRRYMPHPVTEEKRLTLPGDGYYFAGTAQNQVWLGNTGAPFLLTAADSALTVLKEMKIKPDHSPYLFRSVRLAVSGNRFYAYDGSVPVIYTGELGQAEAKTLSHKQAYFDQLEVTDSLSFGIRTQSSKTRSHVIGLLKPQADQPLQLHEKLLKHGRDGIFGADGQLLQDPATEKLIYLYYYRNEFLVTDYGMRKFANYHTIDTARVQRVKSVRLPTGAEQMSAPPVTVNKKASAYGGLIFIESDRPGLHEDKTLRKRAAVIDVYSTEEQLYTGSFYLSRPENIKRIQFLATDRHLFVLAGSELIRYRFAQNVSRYFKSRGSRKP, encoded by the coding sequence ATGATGAAAGATCTAAAATCAACTACTGTACGGATAATCTGTTACTTTTTTATGCTGCTGTTTACGTATGCCGCATTAAGCAAAGTACTGGAATTTGAAGAATTCCAGATACAGCTGGCACAGTCGCCGTTACTGAGTGCCTACGCAGAAGCGGTATCGTACGGAGTCATCGGTGGTGAGCTTATAACCGTATTGCTGTTCTGCTTTGAGCGAACCAAAATTACGGCACTTTACCTGTCGACGGGGATTATGGCGGCATTCACCGTGTATATTTATCTTATTTTAAATTTCAGTGCTTTTGTACCGTGCTCATGCGGCGGCATTCTGGAGGAACTGGGCTGGACAGAGCATCTGATATTCAATATTGCCTGTGTGATACTTGGGGCGGCGGGGATGTGGATTGCTGCGGGAGATCATATTAAGGGCCGCAGGAAAGTGCTTCATCTGGGCGTGCTGCTGGTGACTGCTTCGGGATTTGTAACTGTTCTTTTTCTTTCCTCAGAACATATCATTAAAAAGGAAAACAATTTTACGAGACGGTATATGCCCCACCCTGTGACTGAAGAAAAACGTCTGACGCTGCCGGGTGATGGCTACTATTTTGCCGGAACAGCCCAGAATCAGGTTTGGCTGGGGAATACCGGAGCGCCATTTCTGCTGACTGCCGCTGACTCCGCCCTGACTGTGCTGAAGGAGATGAAGATCAAGCCTGACCACAGCCCCTACCTGTTCCGGTCGGTACGGCTTGCTGTAAGCGGAAACCGGTTTTATGCCTACGACGGCAGTGTTCCGGTGATCTATACCGGAGAACTGGGACAGGCCGAAGCTAAGACCCTGAGCCATAAACAGGCATATTTTGACCAGCTGGAAGTAACCGATTCCCTAAGTTTCGGTATCCGTACCCAAAGCAGTAAAACGAGGAGCCATGTAATTGGACTGCTGAAGCCGCAGGCCGACCAACCGCTCCAATTGCACGAAAAACTTCTGAAGCATGGCCGGGACGGTATATTCGGCGCTGACGGGCAGCTGCTTCAGGACCCCGCCACAGAAAAGCTGATCTACCTGTACTACTACCGGAATGAATTTCTGGTAACCGATTACGGGATGCGGAAGTTCGCGAACTATCACACCATTGATACGGCCAGAGTGCAGCGCGTGAAGTCCGTACGTCTTCCGACAGGGGCTGAACAGATGAGCGCACCACCGGTTACCGTGAACAAAAAGGCATCGGCATACGGGGGTCTTATCTTTATAGAATCGGACCGGCCGGGGCTGCATGAAGATAAAACCCTCCGGAAGCGCGCCGCAGTAATTGACGTGTATTCCACTGAAGAACAGCTTTACACGGGCAGTTTTTACCTCAGCCGACCCGAAAATATTAAACGAATACAGTTTCTGGCCACAGACCGACATCTGTTTGTTCTGGCCGGCAGTGAACTTATCCGGTACCGTTTTGCGCAGAACGTTAGCCGGTATTTTAAAAGCAGGGGAAGCCGAAAACCTTAA
- the tcmP gene encoding three-Cys-motif partner protein TcmP: MNQFGGNWSENKIEILVGYAKAYLTIMNKFAEKFNWQLLYFDGFAGSGHIKGEDGNENPIVGAAKRILEIDEPRSFDLYYFVEKEKVYADLLHKVTVEAFPNKKIFIANTDCNQKIESLSNFLSSKKGKAFKALAYIDPYGMQLNWKSLETLQKHSVDVWILVPTGMGVNRLLKKDGDISDAWLSRLENFLGMTKEDILPYFYQEAKIYTLFGEETKITKEENAIERSAKLYEERLNSLFKFVSKPYVLKNKMNSVMFHFFMVSNNKAAISIANDITKKYNDGTI; the protein is encoded by the coding sequence ATGAATCAATTTGGAGGAAACTGGAGTGAAAACAAAATCGAAATTTTAGTTGGATATGCTAAAGCTTATCTAACTATAATGAACAAATTTGCTGAAAAATTTAATTGGCAATTATTATACTTTGATGGTTTTGCTGGCTCTGGACACATTAAGGGGGAAGATGGAAATGAAAATCCAATAGTTGGTGCAGCGAAGAGAATATTAGAAATAGATGAACCTAGAAGTTTTGATCTGTATTATTTTGTAGAAAAAGAAAAGGTATATGCTGATTTACTACATAAAGTAACGGTTGAAGCTTTTCCCAACAAAAAGATATTTATTGCAAACACGGACTGTAATCAAAAAATAGAATCTCTAAGTAACTTTCTTTCCTCAAAAAAAGGAAAAGCTTTTAAAGCACTTGCATACATTGATCCCTATGGAATGCAATTAAATTGGAAATCTTTAGAAACATTACAAAAACATTCTGTGGATGTATGGATTTTAGTTCCCACAGGAATGGGAGTAAATCGGTTACTAAAAAAGGATGGAGACATTTCTGACGCATGGCTATCTAGGCTAGAAAATTTCTTGGGTATGACGAAAGAAGATATTTTGCCGTATTTTTATCAAGAAGCTAAAATTTACACATTGTTTGGAGAAGAAACTAAAATAACAAAGGAAGAAAATGCGATAGAAAGATCAGCCAAATTATATGAAGAAAGATTAAACAGCCTTTTTAAATTTGTATCAAAACCATACGTACTGAAAAACAAAATGAATTCTGTAATGTTTCACTTTTTCATGGTATCAAATAACAAAGCAGCAATTAGTATAGCGAATGACATAACCAAAAAGTACAACGATGGCACAATCTAA
- a CDS encoding DUF5131 family protein has translation MAQSNIEWTEMTWNPTTGCDKISQGCKFCYAEIMSKRLQAMGVEKYKDNFAVRTHEEALKIPYTWRNSKVVFVNSMSDLFHKDIPLEFIKKVFKVMNSNPQHVFQVLTKRAERLLELHTELKWTHNIWMGVSVENEKLKDRIDYLRQTNAKVKFLSLEPLIGPLPNLNLKNIDWVIVGGESGHRPRPMDADWVIDIQAQCETHEVAFFFKQWGGKNKKANGRVLNGRTYDEMPEIELQQSV, from the coding sequence ATGGCACAATCTAATATAGAATGGACAGAAATGACTTGGAATCCCACGACTGGATGCGACAAAATATCTCAAGGATGTAAATTCTGTTATGCAGAAATAATGTCAAAAAGATTGCAAGCTATGGGTGTTGAAAAATACAAAGATAATTTTGCTGTAAGAACACATGAAGAAGCATTAAAAATTCCATATACATGGAGAAATTCCAAAGTTGTATTTGTAAACTCAATGAGTGATCTATTTCATAAAGATATCCCACTGGAATTCATTAAAAAAGTTTTCAAGGTAATGAATAGCAATCCACAACACGTTTTCCAAGTATTAACAAAACGTGCTGAAAGACTTTTAGAACTGCATACAGAATTAAAATGGACGCATAATATTTGGATGGGAGTTTCTGTTGAAAATGAAAAATTAAAAGATAGAATAGACTATTTAAGACAAACCAACGCAAAGGTGAAGTTTTTATCTCTTGAGCCCTTAATTGGTCCTTTACCTAATTTGAATTTAAAAAATATTGATTGGGTAATTGTGGGTGGAGAAAGTGGACACAGACCACGCCCTATGGATGCAGATTGGGTAATTGATATCCAAGCACAATGTGAAACGCATGAAGTCGCATTCTTTTTTAAACAATGGGGTGGAAAAAACAAAAAAGCAAATGGTAGAGTTCTAAATGGTAGAACTTATGATGAAATGCCAGAAATAGAATTACAGCAAAGTGTTTAA
- a CDS encoding helix-turn-helix domain-containing protein produces the protein MKINRLDDIFKERKVQNRILAKYFSKSEETISKWRNNKRQPSLENLLAIAQFLRVDICELLEPTNWADKKSETYDQFSARVKDEANK, from the coding sequence ATGAAAATAAATAGACTCGACGATATATTTAAAGAAAGAAAAGTACAAAACAGAATATTAGCTAAATACTTTAGCAAATCTGAGGAAACAATCTCAAAATGGAGAAATAACAAGCGACAACCGTCACTTGAAAATCTTTTGGCTATTGCACAATTTCTACGCGTTGATATATGCGAACTATTGGAACCTACAAATTGGGCAGATAAAAAATCAGAGACCTATGATCAGTTTTCAGCGAGAGTTAAAGATGAAGCCAATAAGTAA
- a CDS encoding prolyl oligopeptidase family serine peptidase, with protein sequence MKQTILKLLLLLLFLLSALHAAQEMREASLSRLIKTTEDIDFLTASDSGRWVTWRKIYDRKNDTLRIQSAANRTRYFNRLQILRHGFFRQDEIWLISKDGNGEWLNMKTGKSVGFTGVAAMEYLPASGLLLIQHDKKRRGALILMDAGGRTVRKMEHTVACTAGPSGTVFAAVEREDGKTAVISITAQGSRELLVVPEKVTVLKPEEDGKRLLVFLSGHTGKDLAAVNLQSGRVARLSDPAGPVRSVATLGSPFGSIYSLELLWPEKQQLTSGPDIWYGSDRDLIKKFYPDHQLPNVIWDAEEGKILKEITGGYGRTANLRSDRYFLNYNPTELQDYTQGQPPLKLYRYDAVTGQRAVLDTVRQQLYSDPEGKWLLSPVLNTPVYNELREIPETPWNLYRLADGSKTLLDRSGMQTPYFTGRGDILFDGIGGLRTVDPANGKVTVLAPFPGSNVKLLNGKSTALLSGNLLQVTEAPADRPLLLEVTQQESGSVMYCLWQRGVTTVIIPFTKDLIRKFSGDSQLRRFTWIRENYNRVPEVQTAVAGRKPVTLYKSNVGRPEAAEVRMEYTAYKGPDGKFLRGILYYPARYDKSRKYPVVVHIYEKQSQNANRFLKPSMKQSLGFNIRNLLEKGYFVYLPDISYGDDGPGLSALQCVNAAMDELVKNPAVDEVRIALVGQSFGGYETNFIAGHSKRFAAFISGTAHIDIVHDYHSFNYNYFKPDFWRYETYQYRMSVPFAKDRQKYFDNNPLYNADRVSAPVLLWTGLEDQNVDWQETRTFYNALRRNDKKVIALFYKNNGHGMIDEKSQTDLSRRLLDWLDYFLKDVPIDWIGKEMKKDAKF encoded by the coding sequence ATGAAACAAACAATACTAAAACTCCTTCTCCTTCTTCTGTTTCTCCTGTCTGCCCTTCACGCCGCCCAGGAAATGCGTGAAGCGTCGCTTTCCCGTCTTATTAAAACAACCGAAGACATAGATTTCCTTACGGCCAGTGACAGCGGCCGGTGGGTCACATGGCGCAAAATATATGACCGGAAGAACGATACCCTGCGAATCCAAAGTGCGGCGAACCGGACGCGGTATTTTAACCGGCTGCAGATCCTTCGCCACGGTTTTTTCCGGCAGGATGAGATCTGGCTGATCAGTAAGGACGGAAATGGAGAGTGGCTGAATATGAAAACAGGAAAGTCCGTCGGCTTCACTGGTGTGGCCGCCATGGAGTATCTTCCTGCTTCGGGCCTGCTGCTGATTCAACATGATAAGAAACGGCGCGGTGCCCTGATCCTTATGGATGCCGGGGGCAGAACCGTGCGGAAGATGGAACATACGGTCGCCTGCACTGCCGGACCTTCAGGGACGGTTTTCGCGGCAGTAGAAAGGGAGGACGGAAAAACTGCTGTGATCAGCATTACAGCACAGGGCAGCCGCGAACTGCTCGTCGTTCCTGAAAAGGTCACTGTACTGAAACCGGAGGAGGACGGGAAGAGGCTGTTGGTCTTTCTGTCAGGGCACACAGGTAAAGACCTGGCTGCTGTAAATTTGCAGTCCGGTAGGGTAGCCCGGCTCTCAGACCCAGCAGGGCCCGTTCGCAGTGTTGCGACGCTGGGGTCGCCTTTCGGCAGCATTTATTCCCTCGAACTTCTGTGGCCGGAAAAACAGCAATTGACCTCCGGTCCCGATATCTGGTATGGCAGCGACCGGGATCTCATAAAGAAATTTTATCCGGATCATCAGCTCCCAAATGTAATATGGGACGCAGAAGAGGGAAAGATCTTAAAGGAAATTACCGGCGGTTACGGAAGAACCGCAAACCTCAGAAGCGACAGATATTTCCTGAATTATAATCCCACGGAATTGCAGGACTATACGCAGGGTCAGCCCCCTTTAAAACTGTACCGCTACGATGCGGTCACTGGCCAAAGAGCCGTACTTGATACAGTCCGGCAGCAGCTTTACAGTGATCCGGAAGGAAAATGGCTGCTGAGTCCGGTGCTGAATACACCGGTTTATAACGAACTTCGCGAAATACCGGAAACACCGTGGAATCTGTACCGGTTGGCAGATGGCAGCAAAACGCTGCTTGACCGGTCCGGAATGCAGACCCCTTATTTTACCGGCAGGGGAGACATCCTGTTTGACGGTATCGGGGGCCTCCGCACTGTCGATCCCGCCAACGGTAAGGTTACTGTGCTGGCACCGTTCCCGGGCTCCAATGTGAAATTGCTGAACGGTAAAAGTACCGCACTGCTCAGTGGAAATCTTTTACAGGTAACGGAGGCCCCTGCCGACAGGCCTTTGCTGCTTGAAGTCACACAGCAGGAGAGTGGCAGTGTAATGTACTGCCTGTGGCAGCGCGGCGTCACCACGGTCATCATACCGTTTACAAAGGACCTGATACGGAAATTTTCGGGCGACAGCCAACTGCGGCGCTTTACATGGATACGCGAAAATTACAACCGGGTACCCGAAGTTCAGACGGCTGTTGCGGGACGAAAACCGGTCACCCTTTATAAAAGCAATGTCGGCCGTCCCGAAGCAGCAGAGGTTAGGATGGAGTACACAGCCTATAAAGGTCCGGATGGAAAGTTCCTGAGAGGAATTCTGTATTATCCCGCCCGCTATGATAAAAGCCGCAAATACCCGGTTGTCGTGCATATTTATGAAAAGCAGAGTCAGAATGCCAACCGTTTCCTGAAACCCTCGATGAAGCAGTCCTTGGGTTTCAACATTCGGAACCTCTTGGAAAAAGGATATTTCGTCTATCTGCCCGATATCTCGTACGGTGACGACGGCCCGGGTCTTTCGGCCCTGCAGTGTGTGAACGCTGCAATGGATGAGTTGGTGAAAAACCCCGCGGTTGATGAGGTAAGGATCGCGTTGGTCGGTCAGTCCTTCGGCGGTTATGAAACCAACTTCATTGCCGGACACAGCAAACGCTTTGCTGCTTTTATTTCCGGGACTGCGCATATTGACATTGTTCACGACTATCACTCATTTAACTATAATTACTTCAAGCCGGATTTTTGGAGATATGAGACCTATCAGTACCGGATGAGCGTACCGTTTGCGAAAGACAGGCAGAAGTATTTCGACAACAACCCGCTCTATAATGCCGACCGCGTCAGTGCACCGGTGTTGCTTTGGACAGGTTTGGAAGACCAGAATGTAGACTGGCAGGAAACGCGCACATTTTACAATGCCCTCAGAAGGAATGATAAGAAGGTGATCGCCCTGTTTTATAAAAATAACGGCCACGGGATGATAGATGAAAAGTCGCAGACCGACCTTTCCCGGCGCCTGCTCGACTGGCTGGATTACTTTCTCAAGGATGTTCCCATAGATTGGATCGGAAAAGAAATGAAAAAGGATGCTAAGTTTTAG
- a CDS encoding DUF6520 family protein, which translates to MKKFILPAAVIMIGAGSAFASNATQKKADAVPVGFRYDPSAPVVKCIETPVDCTTQVGELCTWDDGATVHQLYQEVNSTMCGVPLYKIN; encoded by the coding sequence ATGAAAAAATTCATTTTACCTGCAGCCGTTATAATGATCGGTGCAGGAAGTGCATTCGCTTCGAATGCCACACAGAAAAAAGCCGACGCTGTGCCGGTGGGGTTCAGGTATGACCCTTCCGCACCGGTGGTGAAATGTATTGAAACTCCCGTGGACTGTACGACGCAGGTTGGGGAGCTATGTACATGGGATGACGGGGCTACTGTTCATCAACTCTATCAGGAAGTGAACAGTACCATGTGCGGGGTACCGCTCTATAAGATCAATTAA
- a CDS encoding RagB/SusD family nutrient uptake outer membrane protein, producing MNLTNTLTACVSALLLCTASCEKLTETDWPNSQISTPQVFDDVQTANAALAGLYGGLWNSSLLAGGGDGMGAVLGAYTDDLICYYPTNSNGTLDLYNNQQLPTNPMVEKFWASAYQQIYAANSVMEGVEKSTSLSADDKTRIRGEALFLRSVLYFYLQRIFGEIPYTQTTDYQVNRQLKKMTGDQLLMQVETDLSLAVGWLPETYRSAERIYPNRKVAQLVLAKVKMELGKWQEAELLAKDILQSSAYTFENDLTKVFTKSRPHILWQLKPKNSGDATKEAALYYFTNAAPNSFALSPQLLTSFDAGDLRKQAWMAAVTSGSQTYYRSAKYKNLSANSTEYSVVYRLEEVNLLLAEALIRQNRVAEALPWLNATRQRAGLAALVMPLSQAAALLELQKEYRREFFAEHGQRFVTLKRWELLSTLAAYKPNWKSHHSVWPLPQKELLLNPNLNPQNPGY from the coding sequence ATGAACCTCACAAATACCCTTACAGCCTGTGTCTCAGCCCTGCTGCTGTGCACCGCTTCATGCGAAAAACTTACCGAAACCGACTGGCCCAACAGCCAGATCAGCACCCCTCAGGTCTTTGATGATGTGCAGACGGCCAATGCCGCCCTGGCCGGACTCTATGGCGGGCTCTGGAACAGCTCACTCCTTGCCGGAGGCGGCGACGGTATGGGAGCTGTACTGGGCGCCTATACAGATGACCTTATTTGCTATTACCCCACGAACTCCAATGGCACCCTTGATCTGTACAATAACCAGCAACTGCCTACCAACCCCATGGTCGAAAAATTCTGGGCCTCCGCTTATCAGCAGATCTACGCGGCAAACTCGGTCATGGAGGGGGTGGAGAAATCCACTTCGCTGAGTGCGGATGACAAAACGCGCATCAGAGGGGAGGCATTGTTCCTGCGCTCTGTGCTTTATTTTTACCTGCAGCGCATCTTCGGTGAGATCCCCTATACACAGACAACAGATTATCAGGTGAACCGCCAGTTAAAGAAAATGACCGGAGATCAGTTACTCATGCAGGTGGAAACCGATTTGTCGCTGGCTGTGGGGTGGCTGCCGGAAACCTACCGGAGTGCCGAACGTATTTACCCCAACCGCAAAGTAGCGCAGCTGGTGCTCGCAAAAGTCAAAATGGAACTCGGCAAATGGCAGGAAGCAGAACTGCTGGCTAAGGATATTCTGCAGAGTTCTGCCTATACTTTTGAGAACGACCTCACAAAAGTGTTCACCAAATCACGTCCCCATATCCTTTGGCAGCTGAAACCAAAGAATTCCGGCGATGCCACAAAGGAAGCTGCCCTCTATTACTTTACCAATGCCGCGCCCAATTCTTTTGCGCTGAGCCCTCAGCTGCTAACTTCCTTTGATGCGGGCGATCTCAGGAAACAGGCTTGGATGGCTGCTGTAACCTCCGGCTCCCAGACCTATTACCGCTCTGCAAAGTATAAGAACCTTTCTGCAAACAGTACGGAATATTCTGTCGTGTACCGGCTGGAGGAAGTTAACCTCCTGCTGGCAGAGGCGCTGATCCGTCAGAACAGGGTAGCCGAAGCATTGCCTTGGTTAAATGCCACGCGGCAGCGGGCAGGCCTCGCTGCTCTCGTGATGCCTTTGTCGCAGGCCGCAGCACTCTTAGAACTTCAGAAGGAATACCGCCGGGAGTTCTTTGCCGAACACGGGCAGCGCTTCGTCACACTGAAACGCTGGGAGCTCCTCAGCACTCTGGCTGCCTATAAGCCCAACTGGAAAAGTCACCATTCCGTCTGGCCCCTCCCTCAGAAAGAACTCCTCCTGAACCCCAACCTGAACCCCCAAAACCCCGGTTATTGA